In Nocardia asteroides, a single genomic region encodes these proteins:
- a CDS encoding sensor histidine kinase, with translation MATDSAPQGEMSTELRMKRLFARFVAFGYLAYFLVLASDIADSARSTAAWWLPLAVVAVFAPALGLVVAAAPERPHRLGLAVSVAAAGFLLAVATWPLAWDGHEVDIDHGVWLSTIPGLPALAVAIVWPPLPTIALLATSIVGAQLVNAALRLNPPNIFVEITWSFSFTLLYTCAALMALRTARLLDRTRSSAEATAATASAREAKQVERARIDGLTHDWVMSALLAVARTPDDPGVVRQAEEAIRQVEQLRSGVLSDAPFDAEAAAAHLRSAAAAVDAQLGIELEVASESSYPADVVRAMGAALAEALRNSLRHAGTNADRAVALRVEPRSLTAVVTDDGRGFDPAAVPPERLGVSIGIQGRMRQLPGGAAAVTSTPGVGTSVRLTWQAA, from the coding sequence ATGGCTACCGATTCCGCGCCGCAAGGGGAGATGAGCACCGAGCTGCGGATGAAGCGGCTCTTCGCCCGCTTCGTCGCCTTCGGCTACCTGGCCTACTTCCTGGTGCTCGCCTCGGATATCGCGGACAGCGCGCGGTCCACCGCAGCCTGGTGGCTGCCGCTCGCCGTGGTCGCGGTCTTCGCGCCCGCGCTCGGGCTGGTGGTGGCCGCGGCCCCCGAGCGGCCGCACCGGCTCGGCCTCGCCGTCTCGGTGGCCGCCGCCGGTTTCCTGCTCGCCGTGGCCACCTGGCCGCTGGCCTGGGACGGGCACGAGGTCGATATCGACCACGGCGTCTGGCTCTCCACCATCCCCGGGCTGCCCGCGCTGGCCGTCGCCATCGTCTGGCCGCCGCTGCCGACAATCGCGCTGCTCGCCACCAGCATCGTCGGCGCCCAGCTCGTCAATGCCGCGCTCCGCCTGAACCCGCCGAACATCTTCGTGGAGATCACCTGGTCCTTCTCCTTCACCCTGCTCTACACCTGCGCCGCGCTCATGGCGCTGCGCACCGCCCGGCTGCTCGACCGCACCCGGTCGTCCGCCGAGGCCACCGCGGCGACCGCATCGGCCCGCGAGGCCAAGCAGGTCGAGCGGGCGCGGATCGACGGACTCACGCACGACTGGGTGATGAGCGCGCTGCTCGCCGTCGCTCGCACGCCCGATGATCCCGGCGTTGTTCGGCAGGCCGAGGAGGCGATTCGGCAGGTCGAACAGCTGCGCTCCGGGGTGCTCAGTGATGCGCCGTTCGACGCCGAAGCCGCTGCCGCGCATCTGCGTTCGGCCGCTGCGGCGGTCGACGCCCAGCTCGGTATCGAGCTGGAGGTGGCCTCGGAGTCCTCCTACCCCGCCGATGTGGTGCGGGCCATGGGAGCCGCGCTCGCCGAGGCACTGCGAAACAGTTTGCGGCACGCGGGAACCAATGCCGACCGTGCCGTCGCACTGCGGGTGGAGCCGCGTTCGCTCACCGCGGTGGTGACCGACGACGGGCGTGGGTTCGACCCCGCCGCGGTGCCGCCGGAACGTCTCGGCGTCAGCATCGGCATTCAGGGGCGGATGCGCCAACTGCCCGGCGGAGCCGCCGCGGTGACCTCCACGCCCGGGGTCGGGACCAGCGTCCGGCTCACCTGGCAGGCCGCATGA